The Halorhabdus sp. BNX81 genome includes a region encoding these proteins:
- a CDS encoding cbb3-type cytochrome c oxidase subunit I, whose translation MAGEQLALTVLMGVLLVVVAAFLTRIEDWRSYASPAGSGGTVSETGYGHREKPAGVLRWLTTVDHKDIGLLYGLFALIALAVGGLAVVVMRLELVTPTSNIVSASFYNALLTSHGITMLFLFGTPIIAAFGNYFIPLLIGADDMAFPRINAIAFWLLPPGALLIWSGFLIPGIAPSQASWTMYAPLSVEQAHLGTDMMLLGLHLTGISATMGAINFIVTIFTERGDDVSWANLDIFSWTMLTQSGIILFAFPLLGSALIMLLLDRNLGTMFFAVGAGDPILWQHLFWFFGHPEVYVLVLPPMGLISYILPRFAGRKLFGFKFVVYSTLAIGVLSFGVWAHHMFATGIDPRLRASFMAVSLAIAVPSAVKTFNWITTMWNGRIRLTTPMLFCIGFVANFIIGGVTGVFLASIPIDLILTDTYYVVGHFHYIIMGAIAFAVFAGIYYWFPIFTGRMYQRTLGKWHFWLSMIGTNVTFFAMILLGYFGLPRRYATYGAITVGPIEVITLLHQAATVGALILLVGQLIFVWNVLQSWLDGPKLTDGDPWDLKDEGLFTREFAWNEARIAEDDTQADADLWADGGERETNE comes from the coding sequence ATGGCAGGCGAACAGCTCGCATTGACGGTTTTGATGGGGGTGTTGTTGGTCGTGGTCGCGGCGTTTCTCACGCGCATTGAAGACTGGCGGAGCTACGCGTCACCGGCGGGCAGTGGCGGAACCGTCAGCGAGACTGGCTACGGTCACCGGGAGAAACCCGCCGGGGTGCTCCGGTGGCTCACGACGGTCGATCACAAGGATATCGGGCTCCTCTATGGCCTGTTTGCGCTGATCGCGCTGGCGGTCGGCGGGCTGGCCGTCGTCGTGATGCGATTGGAACTCGTCACGCCGACCTCGAACATCGTGAGTGCGAGCTTCTACAACGCGTTGCTCACCAGTCACGGCATCACCATGTTGTTTCTCTTCGGGACGCCGATCATCGCGGCCTTTGGCAACTACTTCATCCCACTCCTGATCGGGGCCGACGACATGGCCTTTCCCCGGATCAACGCGATCGCATTCTGGTTGCTACCGCCGGGCGCGTTGCTCATCTGGAGTGGCTTTCTGATTCCCGGGATCGCTCCCTCCCAGGCATCCTGGACGATGTACGCGCCGCTGTCGGTCGAGCAGGCTCACCTCGGGACGGACATGATGTTGCTCGGGCTCCATCTCACCGGGATTTCGGCGACGATGGGGGCGATCAACTTCATCGTCACAATCTTCACCGAACGCGGTGACGACGTTTCCTGGGCGAACCTCGATATCTTCTCCTGGACGATGCTCACCCAGTCGGGAATCATCCTCTTTGCGTTCCCGCTACTCGGGAGCGCGCTCATCATGCTGTTGCTCGATCGAAACCTCGGGACGATGTTCTTCGCGGTCGGCGCGGGCGATCCGATCCTCTGGCAACACCTCTTCTGGTTCTTCGGTCACCCGGAGGTGTACGTCCTCGTGCTCCCACCGATGGGACTGATAAGCTACATCCTCCCGCGATTTGCCGGGCGGAAACTGTTCGGGTTCAAGTTCGTCGTCTACTCGACGCTGGCGATCGGCGTCCTCTCCTTCGGCGTCTGGGCCCACCACATGTTCGCTACCGGGATCGACCCACGCCTCCGGGCGAGTTTCATGGCAGTCTCGTTAGCGATCGCGGTACCGAGCGCCGTCAAGACGTTCAACTGGATCACGACGATGTGGAACGGCCGCATCAGGCTGACGACCCCGATGCTGTTTTGTATCGGGTTCGTCGCGAACTTCATCATCGGCGGGGTGACCGGCGTGTTCCTCGCGTCGATCCCGATCGACCTGATCCTGACTGACACCTACTACGTCGTCGGCCACTTCCATTACATCATCATGGGCGCGATCGCGTTTGCGGTGTTCGCGGGCATCTATTACTGGTTCCCCATCTTTACGGGCCGGATGTACCAGCGGACACTGGGGAAGTGGCACTTCTGGCTGTCGATGATCGGCACGAACGTGACCTTTTTCGCCATGATCCTGCTGGGCTACTTCGGCTTGCCACGGCGGTACGCGACCTACGGCGCGATCACGGTCGGCCCGATCGAGGTGATTACGCTCCTCCATCAGGCAGCCACCGTCGGGGCTCTGATCCTGCTAGTGGGCCAACTCATCTTCGTCTGGAACGTCCTCCAGTCGTGGCTCGACGGCCCGAAACTCACGGACGGCGACCCGTGGGACCTCAAAGACGAGGGGCTGTTCACCCGTGAGTTCGCCTGGAACGAGGCTCGAATCGCCGAAGACGATACGCAAGCGGACGCGGATCTGTGGGCCGACGGCGGCGAGCGTGAGACAAACGAGTGA